Proteins from one Rosa chinensis cultivar Old Blush chromosome 7, RchiOBHm-V2, whole genome shotgun sequence genomic window:
- the LOC112178217 gene encoding putative disease resistance protein RGA3, whose product MAETLVNLLVEQLGSVVYHHASEGVKLVLKAKKDVDKCRSTLKLIQNVLHDAEKKQVEDPAVRDRLDQLKDVSYKMDDVLDTWNTEIGKREAKKQESQGSHEEPITSSFVEILTIFGREVEQESLVSELLGKGKPGLVIPIVGMGGLGKTTFTQLVFKDARVEAHFDIKAWVCVSDPFDVIKIAKEILEHVGGEKSKDSSNVLQILLEEIKKHIKDKKFLLVLDDVWTEKQREWERLSLPLRMQSCSEGSRILVTTRKQEVARMMRATRDMITLGS is encoded by the exons ATGGCCGAGACACTCGTCAACCTCCTTGTTGAACAATTGGGTTCAGTTGTTTACCACCATGCAAGTGAAGGGGTGAAACTGGTTTTGAAAGCTAAGAAGGACGTTGACAAGTGCAGAAGCACCCTCAAACTTATCCAGAATGTGCTTCACGATGCCGAGAAGAAGCAAGTGGAGGATCCCGCAGTGAGAGACAGGTTGGATCAGCTCAAAGACGTGTCGTACAAGATGGATGACGTGCTAGACACTTGGAACACTGAAATTGGGAAACGAGAAGCTAAGAAACAAGAAAGTCAAGGTTCACATGAGGAG CCTATAACTTCATCTTTCGTTGAAATATTGACCATCTTTGGGCGAGAAGTTGAACAAGAGAGTTTGGTGAGTGAGTTGTTAGGGAAGGGGAAGCCCGGCCTTGTCATCCCCATTGTAGGGATGGGAGGATTGGGGAAAACAACTTTTACCCAGTTAGTCTTTAAGGATGCACGAGTTGAAGCCCATTTTGATATCAAAGCATGGGTTTGTGTCTCAGACCCTTTTGATGTAATCAAGATTGCAAAAGAAATCCTTGAACATGTCGGTGGAGAAAAATCTAAAGATAGTTCAAATGTGTTGCAAATATTATTAGAAGAGATCAAGAAACATATCAAGGATAAAAAGTTTCTCCTAGTCCTAGATGATGTGTGGACAGAAAAGCAAAGAGAGTGGGAGAGGTTGAGTTTACCACTACGAATGCAAAGCTGTTCTGAAGGCAGTAGAATTCTGGTGACCACTCGAAAGCAGGAGGTTGCTCGAATGATGAGAGCAACTAGGGACATGATCACTTTGGGAAGTTGA